TTACGCATAGAGCGGAGCAAAGCGCAGCAATCAGGTGTTGGATGGCCCTGAAAAACGACGGCGCAAAACGGCTTTTTGCAGACAGCGTTTGAGCACAAATTCGCTAAGGCGCGCCGCCGGATCAGGGTGCCGGAGGGCTTCGCGAAACTGGTTTTCCGGAAGGTCAACGCGATAAAAGGCTTGTTGTAACCCTGAGGAAGGGCCTTGTAGTAGCTCGTGTACAGCGTTGTACACCGTCTGCCAGATTTCCTGCCGATGCAGATCTGCCAATTCACCTTCGGGAATGGCCAAAGGCTCAAGGTTCAAATCGCGCGCTACCTGGTTGAGGGTTTCGCGCAGCAACGCGCTACTCAAATCGTGCAGAACAGGCGCACCCATGGTCAGTAATTAATCCATCTCTTGCGCACCAATCTCTGACGCTCATCAGGCTCGGGCATGTAACGGATTCGCAGGCTCACCGTGCGGTCAACACCCTGCGCTTTGGCCTTGAGCTTGTGTGTTTTCAACTGACCTTTTTCGTTTTCGCGCTCTACCACAAGGGTCACATTGTCGCCTTCCTTGTATCGCTGCTTGAACAGTTCAACTCCGTCAGAAAAGTTCTCCGGGCTCAGGTCAATAGCGTTAATGCTCACCAGCATATCGCCTTTTTGAACGCCAAGTTCGCGCCCAAAGCTATTGATGCCGATGGAGGTTACTATTTCCATTCGGTTGCGCTCTTTGTTTTTGCCCGGCAGGAATCCGCCCAATGTCAACTCACGAATTTGCAGATTACGTTGCAGCTGCACGCCGGCTTTCAACAGGTATTCCTCCAGGGGCAGCGGTTCCGGCCCTTCCACGTATCGCCGGAAAAATTCGCGAACCTCGGGGAAAGTCATTTCAGCAATCACGTCAAAAAGCTCTTCGTCCCAAAAGTGGCGGTCGGGCCCGTATCGCTCTGAGAGCCTCATCATCAGCTCAGGCAGTCCGTATGCCCCATCAGAAAGATCGCACAGCAAAAGGTCGAGGCACATACCGATCAACGCCCCCTTCATGTACACGTTCATGTATTGGTTTTTGTGTACATCGAGTGCCCCCAAACTGAGTTCGGTAAAGGGCAGGGTGTCGTTAAATCCTGAGGCCTGGCTGATTTTTGAGCGGATGGTGCTTAAGAATTCATCGGGGTCAATCAGGCCCTGCTTCACCTGCATGTGGTGCGACGTGTATTCGGTAACCCCCTCGTAAAGCCAGAGATGACGTGACATTTGCGGATTGTTGAAGTCGTAATCGTGAATGTGCTCAGAGTGAATGTTGAGCGGTGTCACAATGTGAAAAAACTCGTGCGCCACCACATCCTGAATGGTTTTGGAGAGATAATCCCGACCCATTTCGGGCATCACAAACACAGTGGAGTAAAAGTGCTCCAGCGCACCAAATCCGCCGGAGTTCCCCATACCTTGCATCAGGCTTATCAGCACCACGTACTTCGGAACGGGAAGCGCTCCACCCAGGTATTCCTTTGCGCCAAACATAATGGGCTCTAGTTTCTCCGACACGAAGGCAGCATCCAGTGAGCCTCCGGGCGAGTATATGGCCACCTGTACCTCGGTTTCGCCCACCATAAAGGAGGCCGTGTCGGGACGCGCGTACATAATGGGCGAATCGTGAAAATCAAAGTATCCCTGGGCCGTAAAAAGGTCGGTGGTATCATTGAGCGCCTTGCGCTCCAGTGCCGAGGCCCCATAAAAATCGGCAGGTCGCACCACCTCAAAAGCGTAGTTTTCATCTTTCAGGCCTTCAAAATAGCCCACCATGGCAAAGGAGTTAAACAGGAAGGTGCGATCCAGCTCGAAGCGCGTACCGGCAGGTTCGAATACTTTCTTTCCGGCGGGGTCGGTAAAGGTGGGCGCAGCAAGATATGAGAGGTGGCTTAGTTTGTTGCCCTTCGGAATCATCCAGCGGTTTTCATCCAGCCGAACCACAGCGAGCGTATCGCCATGCAAATCGTAGGCCTTCACCTGACGGAGCATGTTTCCGAAATCGTAAATGCTGTAGGTGCCCGGAACGATTTTCGGCATGGCATAAATCAGGGTATCCATACCGTGATGACCCGGCGCTACTGTAATGGCCAGCATGCCGTCCTGCAATTGCGTGATGTCGGTTTTTACGCTGACGGCGTTTTGCGCGTT
Above is a genomic segment from Cryomorphaceae bacterium containing:
- a CDS encoding peptidase M61 gives rise to the protein MVTKNDICHEHTNYLASKFNVVMRKLILTLLVASVAFYGNAQNAVSVKTDITQLQDGMLAITVAPGHHGMDTLIYAMPKIVPGTYSIYDFGNMLRQVKAYDLHGDTLAVVRLDENRWMIPKGNKLSHLSYLAAPTFTDPAGKKVFEPAGTRFELDRTFLFNSFAMVGYFEGLKDENYAFEVVRPADFYGASALERKALNDTTDLFTAQGYFDFHDSPIMYARPDTASFMVGETEVQVAIYSPGGSLDAAFVSEKLEPIMFGAKEYLGGALPVPKYVVLISLMQGMGNSGGFGALEHFYSTVFVMPEMGRDYLSKTIQDVVAHEFFHIVTPLNIHSEHIHDYDFNNPQMSRHLWLYEGVTEYTSHHMQVKQGLIDPDEFLSTIRSKISQASGFNDTLPFTELSLGALDVHKNQYMNVYMKGALIGMCLDLLLCDLSDGAYGLPELMMRLSERYGPDRHFWDEELFDVIAEMTFPEVREFFRRYVEGPEPLPLEEYLLKAGVQLQRNLQIRELTLGGFLPGKNKERNRMEIVTSIGINSFGRELGVQKGDMLVSINAIDLSPENFSDGVELFKQRYKEGDNVTLVVERENEKGQLKTHKLKAKAQGVDRTVSLRIRYMPEPDERQRLVRKRWINY